A region of uncultured Draconibacterium sp. DNA encodes the following proteins:
- a CDS encoding DUF177 domain-containing protein, with protein sequence MSWKSKYNIEFKGLKEGLHDYQFEVNDKFFEHFEESLVDNGEVNVNVKLEKRSAFLKLSFALEGWLELVCDRCLDNYHQDVSLETELFVKFGEEDEFEEGDNVIWVLPEEHAISLAQIIYEYVTLSIPLRHVHPDESGKNSCNQEMIDRLNNITQFEADDDEEEEIDPRWAALKNLKNNN encoded by the coding sequence GTGAGCTGGAAAAGCAAATATAATATTGAGTTTAAAGGTCTTAAAGAAGGCCTGCACGATTACCAATTTGAGGTAAACGATAAGTTCTTTGAGCATTTTGAGGAGAGCCTGGTTGACAACGGGGAAGTTAACGTAAACGTTAAACTTGAAAAACGAAGTGCATTTCTGAAATTAAGCTTTGCACTCGAGGGATGGTTAGAGCTTGTATGCGACCGCTGTCTCGACAACTACCACCAAGACGTGTCTTTAGAAACCGAATTATTTGTAAAATTTGGCGAAGAAGATGAGTTTGAAGAAGGCGACAATGTTATCTGGGTTTTACCCGAAGAACACGCCATCAGCCTGGCTCAAATTATATACGAATACGTTACACTGAGTATTCCGTTGCGGCATGTTCATCCGGATGAAAGCGGAAAAAACAGCTGTAACCAGGAAATGATTGACAGATTAAACAATATTACGCAGTTTGAAGCGGACGACGATGAAGAAGAAGAAATTGATCCGCGCTGGGCTGCATTAAAAAATTTAAAGAATAATAATTAA